Proteins encoded within one genomic window of Microcebus murinus isolate Inina chromosome 8, M.murinus_Inina_mat1.0, whole genome shotgun sequence:
- the MARS2 gene encoding methionine--tRNA ligase, mitochondrial yields the protein MLRIPVFRLLGRAGVSRVSLLEGSGSRHYSSGLLDARDDVCDARAYFTTPIFYVNAAPHIGHLYSALLADALYRHRRLRVPSASATRFSTGTDEHGLKIQQAAATAGLAPTELCDRVSAQFQQLFQEAGISSTDFIRTTEARHRATVQHFWGVLKARGLLYKGLYEGWYCASDECFLPEAKVTWQPGPSGDSCPVSLESGHPVSWTKEENYIFRLSQFREPLQRWLRDNPQAITPEPFHHAVLQWLEDELPDLSVSRRSSHLHWGIPVPGDDSQTIYVWLDALVNYLTVIGYPDAEFKSWWSATSHIIGKDILKFHAIYWPAFLLGAGMSPPHRIYVHSHWTVCGQKMSKSLGNVVDPRTCLDRYTVDGFRYFLLRQGVPNWDCDYYDEKVVKLLDSELADALGGLLNRCTANRINPSGTYPSFCTTCFPSEPGLLEPPVRAQAEDYALVSAVATLPKQVADHYDNFQIYKALEAVSSCVRQTNGFVQRHAPWKLNWESPVDAPWLSTVLHVAFECLRVFGTLLQPVTPSLADKLLSRLGVSATERSLAELYFLPRFYGHPCPFEGRRLGPETGLLFPRLDQSKAWLVKAHRT from the coding sequence ATGCTGCGAATTCCTGTCTTCCGGCTGCTAGGACGCGCGGGGGTcagtagggtttctctcctggaGGGATCTGGCTCACGCCACTACAGTTCGGGCCTTCTCGATGCCCGCGACGATGTTTGCGACGCGCGCGCCTACTTCACTACACCCATTTTCTACGTGAACGCGGCGCCACACATCGGGCACCTGTATTCGGCGCTACTGGCGGACGCCCTGTACCGCCACCGTCGCCTACGAGTTCCCAGCGCCTCCGCTACGCGATTCTCCACTGGTACCGACGAGCATGGTCTGAAGATTCAGCAGGCGGCGGCTACTGCGGGCCTGGCTCCGACTGAGCTCTGCGACCGAGTCTCTGCTCAGTTCCAGCAGCTTTTCCAGGAGGCTGGTATCTCCTCCACTGACTTCATCCGCACCACGGAGGCCCGGCACCGGGCGACTGTACAGCACTTCTGGGGGGTGCTGAAGGCCCGGGGTCTGCTGTACAAGGGACTCTATGAAGGTTGGTATTGCGCCTCCGATGAGTGCTTCTTGCCTGAGGCCAAGGTCACCTGGCAGCCGGGCCCATCAGGGGATTCCTGTCCCGTATCTCTCGAGAGTGGACATCCAGTCTCCTggacaaaggaagaaaactacATTTTCAGGCTTTCCCAGTTTCGGGAGCCACTCCAGCGGTGGCTGCGGGACAATCCTCAGGCAATCACCCCCGAGCCGTTCCATCACGCAGTCCTTCAGTGGCTAGAGGACGAGCTGCCTGACCTGTCCGTGTCTCGCAGGAGTAGCCACTTGCACTGGGGCATTCCGGTGCCCGGGGACGATTCGCAGACCATCTACGTATGGCTAGATGCCTTGGTCAACTACCTCACTGTAATTGGCTACCCAGATGCTGAGTTCAAATCTTGGTGGTCAGCCACCTCTCATATCATAGGTAAGGACATTCTCAAATTCCATGCCATCTATTGGCCTGCCTTCCTGTTAGGGGCCGGCATGAGCCCACCACACCGCATCTATGTCCACTCCCACTGGACGGTGTGTGGCCAAAAGATGTCTAAGAGCCTGGGAAACGTGGTGGATCCTAGGACTTGCCTTGATCGCTATACTGTGGATGGTTTCCGCTACTTTCTTCTTCGGCAGGGCGTCCCCAACTGGGACTGTGACTACTACGATGAAAAGGTGGTTAAATTGCTGGACTCCGAGCTGGCAGATGCCTTGGGAGGTCTTTTGAACCGATGCACTGCCAACAGGATAAACCCTTCTGGGACCTACCCGTCCTTTTGCACTACCTGCTTCCCCAGTGAGCCAGGGTTGCTGGAGCCACCAGTTCGTGCTCAGGCAGAGGACTATGCTCTGGTGAGCGCAGTGGCCACTTTGCCCAAGCAAGTAGCAGACCACTATGATAACTTTCAGATATATAAAGCTCTAGAGGCAGTGTCCAGCTGTGTCCGGCAAACTAATGGTTTTGTCCAAAGGCATGCACCGTGGAAGTTGAACTGGGAGAGCCCAGTGGATGCCCCCTGGCTGAGTACTGTGCTTCATGTGGCCTTCGAATGTTTGCGAGTCTTTGGAACTTTGCTGCAGCCTGTCACCCCGAGCCTAGCTGATAAGCTGCTGTCCAGGCTGGGGGTCTCTGCCACAGAGAGGAGCCTTGCAGAGCTCTATTTCTTGCCTCGGTTCTATGGACATCCATGCCCTTTtgaagggaggaggctgggaccTGAAACCGGGCTTTTGTTTCCAAGACTGGACCAGTCCAAGGCTTGGCTGGTGAAAGCCCACAGGACCTAG